The nucleotide sequence AAGGTGATCATTTCTGATCTGCGCGAGGAGTTTGTGCGCGACTATATTTTCCCTGCCTTTCGTGCCAATGCCATCTACGAAGGATCCTACCTTCTCGGCACCTCTTTGGCCCGCCCTATCATCGCCAAAGAGCAGGTCCGCATCGCTGAACAAGAAGGCGCAAATGCGGTCAGTCACGGGGCCACGGGCAAGGGCAATGATCAGGTCCGTTTTGAACTGGGCTATCTGGCCTTGAATCCTAAACTACAGATCATTGCCCCTTGGCGAATCTGGGACCTCAATTCCCGCAAAAAACTGGTCGCCTTTGCCAAGGAACACGATATTCCCATTCCGACCACCAAGAAGAACCCCTACAGCTCAGACGAAAACCTGCTTCATATCAGCTTTGAAGGCGGCATCCTGGAGAACCCCTGGAACGAGCCGGAAGAGGATATGTTCAAGCTCTCTGTGTCCCCGGAAAATGCCCCGGACAAACCAACCTATATCGAGATGGACTTTGAGCGGGGTGACCCTGTGGCCATCAACGGTGAACGCTTAGGGCCGGTGGAGCTGCTCACTGAGCTCAATCGTTTGGGCGGCGCGAACGGGATTGGCCGTCTGGACATGGTGGAAAATCGCTTTGTGGGCATGAAATCACGCGGGGTTTATGAGACACCGGGCGGGACCATCCTTCGGGAGGC is from Candidatus Electrothrix sp. GW3-4 and encodes:
- a CDS encoding argininosuccinate synthase, which gives rise to MSVHKIVLAYSGGLDTSVILKWLAEEYECPIIAYSADVGQKEDWDAVREKGMATGAEKVIISDLREEFVRDYIFPAFRANAIYEGSYLLGTSLARPIIAKEQVRIAEQEGANAVSHGATGKGNDQVRFELGYLALNPKLQIIAPWRIWDLNSRKKLVAFAKEHDIPIPTTKKNPYSSDENLLHISFEGGILENPWNEPEEDMFKLSVSPENAPDKPTYIEMDFERGDPVAINGERLGPVELLTELNRLGGANGIGRLDMVENRFVGMKSRGVYETPGGTILREAHRDLETITLDREILRIRDSLVPEYAKLIYNGFWFSPEMEILQTTMDESQKTVNGTVRLKLYKGNCIPVGRKSGNSLYSEAHATFEEDAVYDQVDAGGFIRLNSLRLQIQALNRK